Proteins from one Mercurialis annua linkage group LG7, ddMerAnnu1.2, whole genome shotgun sequence genomic window:
- the LOC126657393 gene encoding uncharacterized protein LOC126657393 — MVSLDTNQKIKKKKRSSNQMEVYAWHKVAAISGVAALGLGTYGAHLFKPQNPAYKEVWQTASLYHLVHTAALLAAPITKRPNIFGGLLTGGILAFSGTCYTVALLEDRKYATLAPFGGFAFIAAWASLLI, encoded by the exons ATGGTTTCATTAGAcacaaaccaaaaaataaaaaagaagaaaagatcaTCAAATCAAATGGAAGTTTATGCTTGGCACAAAGTAGCTGCTATCTCTG GAGTAGCAGCACTTGGGTTAGGCACTTATGGTGCTCATTTGTTCAAGCCTCAAAATCCTGCTTACAAGGAG GTATGGCAAACAGCATCTTTATACCATCTTGTTCATACTGCTGCTCTGCTTGCTGCCCCTATTACTAAACGTCCCAATATA TTTGGTGGCCTTTTGACTGGTGGGATTCTTGCATTCTCTGGGAC GTGTTATACTGTTGCCTTACTTGAGGACAGAAAATATGCTACCTTGGCTccatttggtggttttgcattCATTGCTGCTTGGGCAAGCTTACTTATCTGA
- the LOC126657394 gene encoding glucan endo-1,3-beta-glucosidase 1 — MSIFWPRIMLTLLIISTTPPRLDGQLEEQWCIADEQTPDEELQMALDWACGAGGADCSMIQMNKPCYYPNTVRDHTSYAFNSYFQRFKHKGGSCYFRGAALITELDPSHNSCHYEFLP; from the exons ATGTCAATATTTTGGCCAAGGATAATGCTAACTCTTCTCATCATCTCAACAACTCCTCCAAGATTAG ATGGGCAGCTGGAGGAGCAATGGTGCATAGCAGATGAGCAGACTCCAGATGAGGAGCTGCAGATGGCATTGGATTGGGCATGTGGAGCAGGTGGTGCAGATTGTAGCATGATTCAAATGAATAAGCCTTGCTATTATCCTAATACTGTTAGAGACCATACTTCTTATGCATTTAATAGCTATTTTCAGAGGTTTAAGCATAAGGGTGGATCTTGCTACTTTAGAGGAGCTGCTCTCATTACTGAACTTGATCCTA GTCACAATTCTTGCCACTATGAGTTCTTACCCTAA